A genomic region of Mustela erminea isolate mMusErm1 chromosome 12, mMusErm1.Pri, whole genome shotgun sequence contains the following coding sequences:
- the LOC116570124 gene encoding olfactory receptor 2K2 has protein sequence MQGENLTVWSFFFLEGFSRYPMLEIALFVFSLVMFLITLLGNSTLILITVLDARLQSPMYLFLGNLSFMDICYTSASIPTLLVNVLSSQKTIMFSGCAVQMYLSLAMGSTECVLLAVMAYDRYLAICNPLRYPILMNRRVCVQMAAASWVMGCLTALLETSFALRVPLCGNLIDHFTCEILAVLKLACAESLLVDMVMLVVSVLLLPIPMLLICISYVFILSTILRISSAEGRSKAFSTCGAHLTVVILYYGAALSMYLKPSSSSSQEVDKVISLLYGVLTPMLNPIIYSLRNKEVKTAMRKVLGQIPLFRTHESL, from the coding sequence atgcaaggaGAAAACCTCACCGTTTGGAgcttttttttcctggagggTTTTTCTAGATACCCAATGTTAGAGATTGCCCTCTTCGTCTTCAGCCTTGTGATGTTCCTGATAACCCTCTTGGGCAACAGCACTCTGATCTTGATCACTGTCCTAGATGCACGCCTCCAAAGCCCCATGTACTTGTTCCTTGGAAATCTCTCTTTCATGGATATTTGTTACACATCTGCTTCCATTCCCACTTTGCTGGTGAACGTGCTGTCATCCCAGAAAACCATTATGTTTTCTGGGTGTGCCGTACAGATGTATCTGTCCCTTGCCATGGGCTCCACAGAGTGCGTGCTCCTGGCCGTGATGGCGTACGACCGCTACCTGGCCATTTGCAACCCCCTGAGGTACCCTATCCTCATGAACAGGCGGGTCTGTGTGCAGATGGCTGCTGCCTCCTGGGTGATGGGTTGTCTGACCGCCCTGCTGGAAACCAGTTTCGCCCTGCGGGTACCCCTCTGCGGGAATCTCATTGATCACTTCACGTGTGAGATCCTGGCCGTGCTGAAGTTAGCTTGTGCGGAGTCACTGCTCGTGGACATGGTCATGCTGGTGGTCAGTGTGCTCCTCCTGCCCATCCCGATGCTCTTAATTTGCATCTCTTATGTCTTCATCCTTTCCACCATCCTGAGAATCAGCTCAGCCGAGGGAAGAAGCAAAGCTTTTTCGACCTGTGGTGCGCACTTGACCGTGGTGATCTTGTATTATGGGGCTGCCCTCTCCATGTATCTAAAGCCTTCTTCCTCGAGCTCACAGGAAGTAGATAAGGTCATCTCACTGCTCTATGGAGTGCTGACCCCTATGCTGAACCCCATCATTTACAgcttaagaaacaaagaagtcAAAACTGCCATGAGAAAAGTGCTGGGTCAGATACCATTGTTTCGAACACATGAAAGTCTCTGA